From one Triticum urartu cultivar G1812 chromosome 3, Tu2.1, whole genome shotgun sequence genomic stretch:
- the LOC125546148 gene encoding probable glucomannan 4-beta-mannosyltransferase 11, whose protein sequence is MAGAGEEFMAAAAGVWAELPVRVDWAAVAAQCAWAGAQARAFLVVPAIRLLLVLSLTMTVMILLEKIFVAAVCFAAKAFGHKPERRYQWRPIAASACKTGGVDEEAGVGGGSSAFPVVLVQIPMYNEREVYKLSIGAACALEWPSDRVVIQVLDDSTDPVVKDLVEIECQRWKGKGVNIKYEVRGNRKGYKAGALKEGLKHDYVQECEFIAMFDADFQPESDFLLRTVPFLVHNPDIALVQTRWKFVNSDECLLTRFQEMSLDYHFKFEQEAGSIVYSFFGFNGTAGVWRISAIDDAGGWKDRTTVEDMDLAVRTALKGWKFVYVGAVKVRSELPSTFKAYRFQQHRWSCGPANLFKKMLVEILENKKVSFWSKLHLLYDFFFVGKIAAHTVTFIYYCFAIPLSVFFPEIQIPLWGVVYVPTVITLCKALGSPSSFHLVILWVLFENVMSLHRIKAAVTGLLDAGRVNEWVVTEKLGDANKTKPAMEALDAVKVIDVELTTPLVPKLKKRRIKLWDKYNCSEIFVGTSIIICGFYDLFYANKGYYIYLFIQGLAFLVVGFEYIGTRPPAPSAE, encoded by the exons ATGGCCGGCGCCGGCGAGGAGttcatggcggcggcggcgggggtgtGGGCGGAGCTGCCGGTGCGGGTGGACTGGGCGGCCGTGGCGGCGCAATGCGCGTGGGCTGGCGCGCAGGCGCGGGCGTTCCTGGTGGTGCCGGCCATCCGGCTGCTGCTGGTCCTGTCGCTGACCATGACGGTGATGATCCTGCTCGAGAAGATCTTCGTCGCCGCCGTCTGCTTCGCCGCCAAGGCCTTCGGGCACAAGCCGGAGCGCCGGTACCAGTGGCGGCCGATCGCCGCGTCGGCCTGCAAAACGGGCGGCGTCGACGAGGAGGCCGGCGTCGGCGGCGGAAGCTCGGCGTTCCCCGTGGTGCTGGTGCAGATCCCCATGTACAACGAGCGCGAG GTGTACAAGCTGTCGATCGGGGCGGCATGTGCGCTGGAGTGGCCGTCGGACCGCGTGGTGATCCAGGTGCTGGACGACTCCACGGACCCCGTTGTAAAG GACCTAGTGGAGATCGAGTGCCAGaggtggaaaggaaagggggtgaaCATCAAGTACGAGGTGAGAGGGAACCGGAAGGGGTACAAGGCCGGCGCGCTCAAGGAGGGGCTGAAGCACGACTACGTGCAGGAGTGCGAGTTCATCGCCATGTTCGACGCCGATTTCCAGCCCGAGTCCGACTTCCTCCTGCGCACCGTCCCCTTCCTCGTGCACAACCCCGACATCGCCCTCGTCCAGACCCGCTGGAAGTTCG TTAATTCGGATGAGTGTTTGCTGACAAGATTCCAGGAAATGTCACTAGACTACCATTTCAAGTTTGAGCAGGAGGCCGGGTCCATAGTCTACTCGTTTTTCGGCTTCAACG GGACGGCCGGTGTCTGGAGGATATCGGCAATCGACGATGCCGGTGGGTGGAAGGACAGGACGACGGTGGAGGACATGGACCTGGCTGTTCGCACGGCGCTGAAGGGCTGGAAGTTCGTGTATGTTGGCGCCGTAAAA GTCAGGAGTGAGCTGCCAAGCACATTCAAGGCGTACCGATTCCAGCAGCACAGGTGGTCGTGTGGACCTGCAAACCTGTTCAAGAAAATGTTGGTAGAGATTCTAGAGAACAAG AAAGTGTCATTTTGGAGCAAGCTCCACCTCTTGTACGATTTCTTCTTCGTTGGGAAGATTGCTGCCCATACGGTGACGTTCATCTACTACTGCTTCGCGATCCCGTTGTCCGTTTTCTTCCCTGAGATTCAGATTCCTCTCTGGGGCGTGGTCTACGTTCCAACCGTTATCACCCTCTGCAAGGCTCTTGGATCACCAAG TTCATTTCATCTGGTGATCCTCTGGGTCCTCTTTGAGAATGTGATGTCGTTGCACCGGATAAAAGCGGCGGTAACCGGTCTTCTAGATGCCGGACGAGTCAATGAGTGGGTTGTCACTGAGAAATTGGGAGATGCCAACAAGACCAAGCCAGCCATGGAAGCATTAGATGCTGTGAAAGTGATAGATGTTGAGCTAACGACGCCCCTAGTGCCAAAGCTCAAGAAGAGGAGAATAAAATTATGGGACAA GTACAACTGCTCAGAGATTTTTGTTGGAACCTCCATAATTATATGTGGTTTCTACGATTTGTTTTATGCAAACAAAGGGTACTACATCTACCTCTTCATTCAAGGCCTAGCATTCCTCGTTGTCGGTTTTGAGTATATCGGCACACGCCCTCCCGCTCCCAGCGCCGAATAA